The following are encoded together in the Kribbella voronezhensis genome:
- the nadC gene encoding carboxylating nicotinate-nucleotide diphosphorylase, translating to MDDTLDRQWVEDLVRATIEEDLAGGVDVTTTSTVEADQVSVAELVAREDGVVAGLEVAELVIRLVAGKEEVEIEHSVVDGATVKAGDVLMTVRGKTRQLLTAERTTLNLLCHLSGVATLTRRWVDAVEGTGAVIRDTRKTMPLLRSLEKYAVRCGGGKNHRMALSDAALIKDNHVIAAGGVAEAFRLVRKAYPEISIEVEVDTIDDALIAVEAGAELILLDNMAVPLLREAVEKVDGRARLEASGGLTLDDARAVAETGVDYLAVGALTHSAPVLDIAMDLQAS from the coding sequence ATGGATGACACGCTCGACAGGCAATGGGTCGAGGACCTCGTCCGGGCCACCATCGAGGAGGATCTGGCCGGCGGCGTCGACGTCACCACCACGTCGACCGTCGAGGCCGATCAGGTCTCGGTCGCGGAACTCGTGGCGCGCGAGGACGGCGTCGTGGCCGGGCTGGAGGTCGCCGAGCTGGTGATCCGGCTGGTCGCGGGCAAGGAAGAGGTCGAGATCGAGCACTCCGTCGTGGACGGGGCGACGGTCAAGGCCGGCGACGTCCTGATGACGGTGCGCGGCAAGACCCGGCAACTGCTGACCGCCGAGCGGACGACGCTCAACCTGCTCTGTCACCTGTCCGGTGTCGCCACGCTGACCCGGCGCTGGGTCGACGCGGTCGAGGGCACCGGCGCGGTCATCCGCGACACCCGCAAGACGATGCCGTTGCTGCGCAGCCTGGAGAAGTACGCCGTGCGCTGTGGTGGCGGCAAGAACCACCGGATGGCGCTGTCGGACGCGGCGCTGATCAAGGACAACCACGTGATCGCCGCCGGCGGGGTCGCGGAGGCGTTCCGGCTGGTCCGCAAGGCCTATCCGGAGATCTCGATCGAGGTCGAGGTCGACACGATCGACGACGCGCTGATCGCGGTCGAGGCGGGCGCGGAGCTGATCCTGCTCGACAACATGGCCGTGCCGCTGCTGCGGGAAGCCGTGGAGAAGGTCGACGGGCGCGCCCGGCTCGAGGCGTCCGGCGGGCTGACCCTGGACGACGCGCGCGCGGTCGCCGAGACCGGCGTGGACTACCTCGCGGTCGGAGCGCTCACCCACTCGGCACCGGTCCTCGACATCGCGATGGACCTGCAGGCTTCCTGA
- a CDS encoding type III pantothenate kinase: MLLAVAVENTRTLVGLVFEGTVKRHWWVGTDARRTADEWAVLLGGLLAGESAVTGVAVCSAVPSVLHELRELVSRYYPDLPSVVVEPGVKTGLPVLVDNPREVGTDRIANALAAVHLYGAPCVIVDFGTATTVDVVNAAGAFVGGAIAPGIETSVDALGAAAAQLRRVELTRPRSVVAKNTVEALQSGAIFGFAALVDGLVTRILAEQGLSSVTVVATGALSSLIVPESQTITRHEPFLPLLGLHHAHTRNN; encoded by the coding sequence ATGCTGCTCGCCGTGGCCGTGGAGAACACCAGGACGCTCGTCGGCCTGGTGTTCGAAGGAACGGTCAAGCGGCACTGGTGGGTCGGCACCGACGCACGCCGTACCGCGGACGAGTGGGCTGTTCTCCTCGGTGGTCTCCTGGCCGGCGAGTCAGCGGTGACCGGGGTGGCCGTGTGCTCCGCGGTCCCGAGTGTGCTGCACGAACTGCGCGAGCTGGTCTCCCGGTACTACCCCGACTTGCCCAGCGTCGTCGTCGAGCCTGGGGTGAAGACCGGGCTTCCCGTGCTCGTCGACAACCCGCGTGAGGTCGGCACCGACCGGATCGCCAACGCGCTGGCGGCGGTCCATCTGTACGGCGCCCCCTGCGTGATCGTGGACTTCGGTACTGCGACGACGGTCGACGTCGTGAACGCGGCCGGTGCGTTTGTCGGTGGTGCGATTGCTCCGGGAATCGAGACGTCGGTCGACGCCCTTGGCGCCGCGGCCGCCCAGCTTCGCCGGGTGGAACTGACCCGGCCGCGCTCGGTGGTCGCCAAGAACACGGTGGAAGCCCTTCAATCGGGCGCGATCTTCGGCTTCGCGGCCCTGGTGGATGGTCTGGTCACCCGGATCCTGGCCGAGCAGGGCCTGTCGTCCGTCACGGTCGTTGCCACCGGCGCCCTTTCGTCGCTGATCGTCCCGGAGTCGCAGACGATCACCCGGCACGAGCCGTTCCTCCCGCTGCTCGGCCTCCACCACGCCCACACCCGCAACAACTGA
- a CDS encoding multicopper oxidase family protein, with the protein MQRRKLIAIAATVVVLAPIAWFWQRSLVPDNLSPMAMGYADFGGGPRMAAEHAEHGRELSTLTGPAERRPDVVVRLVARKERFEIAGRGSVEGYTLNHTSPGPEIRARQGDLVEVTLVNESVRDGMTLHWHGVDVPAAEDGVAGVTQDAVMPGRSFVYRFVVRDAGTYWYHSHQQSHEQVRNGLWGPLVVTSAKSGRDVLAAVHTYDKIRTVNGGYGERRTEVAPGSVVRVRLINTDNGPMASWVDGAPYQVVAVDGTDVNQPSLVTGKSVLVTAGGRVDLLLTVPSDGTAVRIGLGGGPTTLVVGPHGGAAPASRSAPADRVDLLSYGKPAPIGFDPAHANRRFEYRIGRRLGLYNGKPGLWWTINGHQYPDVPMFVVAQGDVVRMTVRNTSGQVHPMHLHGHHVVVLSRNGVAATGSPWRVDSLNVEDGETYEIAFLADNPGIWMDHCHNLPHAAQGLVTHLMYEGITTPFRIDGSAKNKPE; encoded by the coding sequence GTGCAGCGACGCAAGCTGATCGCGATCGCCGCCACGGTGGTCGTGCTCGCGCCGATCGCATGGTTCTGGCAGCGCAGCCTGGTGCCGGACAACCTGTCACCGATGGCGATGGGGTACGCCGACTTCGGCGGTGGGCCGCGGATGGCTGCCGAGCATGCCGAGCACGGGCGCGAGCTGAGCACGCTGACCGGTCCGGCCGAGCGACGACCTGATGTCGTCGTTCGGCTGGTCGCGCGCAAGGAGCGGTTCGAGATCGCGGGCCGTGGCTCGGTGGAGGGATACACCCTGAACCACACCTCGCCCGGGCCCGAGATCCGTGCCAGGCAAGGCGATCTGGTCGAGGTGACACTGGTCAACGAGTCGGTGCGGGACGGGATGACCCTGCACTGGCACGGGGTCGACGTGCCGGCGGCCGAGGACGGGGTCGCCGGCGTCACGCAGGACGCGGTGATGCCTGGCAGGAGTTTCGTGTACCGCTTCGTCGTACGGGATGCGGGGACGTACTGGTATCACTCGCACCAGCAGTCGCATGAGCAGGTGCGGAACGGGTTGTGGGGTCCGCTCGTGGTGACCTCGGCGAAGTCGGGTCGAGACGTGCTGGCGGCCGTGCACACCTACGACAAGATCCGGACGGTCAACGGCGGGTACGGCGAACGTCGTACGGAGGTGGCTCCTGGTTCCGTGGTGCGGGTGCGATTGATCAACACCGACAACGGGCCGATGGCGTCGTGGGTCGACGGCGCGCCGTACCAGGTGGTCGCGGTGGACGGCACGGACGTGAACCAGCCATCACTCGTCACCGGCAAGTCGGTGCTGGTGACCGCGGGGGGACGAGTGGATCTCTTGCTGACCGTGCCGTCCGACGGTACTGCGGTACGCATAGGACTCGGTGGCGGTCCGACCACCCTCGTCGTCGGGCCACATGGTGGCGCCGCGCCTGCTTCGCGGTCGGCTCCGGCCGATCGGGTCGACCTGCTGTCGTACGGGAAACCGGCGCCGATCGGGTTCGATCCCGCGCACGCGAATCGGCGCTTCGAGTACCGGATCGGGCGTCGGCTCGGGCTCTACAACGGCAAGCCCGGATTGTGGTGGACGATCAACGGACACCAGTACCCCGACGTGCCGATGTTCGTGGTCGCGCAGGGAGACGTCGTGCGGATGACTGTGCGCAACACCAGCGGTCAGGTGCATCCGATGCACCTGCATGGCCACCACGTCGTCGTCCTCTCCCGCAACGGTGTCGCCGCCACCGGCAGCCCCTGGCGAGTCGACTCCCTCAACGTCGAGGACGGCGAAACCTACGAGATCGCCTTCCTCGCGGACAATCCAGGCATCTGGATGGATCACTGCCACAACCTGCCCCATGCCGCCCAGGGCCTGGTCACCCACCTCATGTACGAAGGCATCACCACCCCGTTCCGCATAGACGGCTCCGCCAAGAACAAGCCGGAGTAG
- a CDS encoding carboxymuconolactone decarboxylase family protein, translating into MAFISTAGADDGFLEENRAAAGHIPNFVRTFAARPAVFDAWKQLNGAIKASMDLRRYELATLAAATTLKSSYCSLAHGQVLAENFFTDEEVAALVTEPPQDPVDRAVMAFARKVALEADQITQADVDELRTLGLSDADVLDVALAAAARCFFSKTLDATGTTPDPAYQALLPPTLLTALTVGREI; encoded by the coding sequence ATGGCGTTCATCAGCACAGCCGGGGCAGACGACGGCTTTCTCGAGGAGAACCGGGCCGCGGCCGGGCACATCCCGAACTTCGTCAGGACTTTCGCGGCCAGGCCGGCGGTCTTCGACGCCTGGAAGCAACTCAACGGCGCGATCAAGGCGTCGATGGACCTGCGCCGTTACGAGCTGGCGACGCTGGCCGCCGCGACCACGCTGAAATCCAGCTACTGTAGCCTCGCGCACGGCCAGGTGCTGGCCGAGAACTTCTTCACCGACGAAGAAGTCGCGGCCCTGGTCACCGAGCCACCCCAGGACCCGGTTGACCGTGCCGTGATGGCCTTCGCCCGCAAGGTCGCCCTCGAGGCCGACCAGATCACCCAAGCCGATGTCGACGAACTCCGCACCCTCGGCCTCTCCGACGCCGACGTCCTCGACGTAGCCCTCGCAGCGGCCGCCCGCTGCTTCTTCTCCAAGACCCTGGACGCCACCGGCACCACCCCCGACCCGGCGTACCAAGCCCTCCTCCCACCCACGCTCCTCACCGCCCTCACCGTCGGCCGGGAGATCTGA